In a genomic window of Spodoptera frugiperda isolate SF20-4 chromosome 18, AGI-APGP_CSIRO_Sfru_2.0, whole genome shotgun sequence:
- the LOC118281946 gene encoding cathepsin B-like — MLGVLLLVTIAKWAVADFDPDLHEKYLTMPRSSFIKYFNEQNFSWKMTEYDNIRERYKPNAQFNYTDSVKGIPIYTPEFKGLELPEAFDAREHWPQCESIKDVYDQGDCKSSLAFGLSSVLSDRTCIQKNIHVRLSQQDFACYHKGICDGEGESFYALSYWKQYGLVTQKCKPYNIHELKQNLCMPYCVNNDTDYFKDKHYGDDLYNYIFRNYAMKGDLVKNGPVITGFAVYEDFYNYHRGIYEHKYGLLDGHITVRVIGYGEENGVRYWLVANSWGKTWGEQGLFRLKMNQSKVEFDVFIVSPFAKN, encoded by the coding sequence ATGTTGGGTGTACTATTACTTGTGACGATAGCCAAATGGGCTGTGGCTGACTTTGACCCAGATTTGCACGAAAAGTACCTCACCATGCCAAGATCATCCTTCATCAAATACTTCAATGAACAGAACTTCTCTTGGAAAATGACTGAATACGACAACATTCGTGAAAGGTATAAGCCCAATGCACAATTTAATTACACCGATTCTGTTAAAGGAATTCCAATCTATACCCCTGAGTTTAAAGGTTTAGAATTGCCTGAAGCCTTCGACGCTAGAGAGCACTGGCCCCAATGTGAATCTATAAAGGACGTCTATGACCAAGGAGATTGTAAATCCAGCTTAGCCTTTGGACTAAGCTCAGTACTATCAGACAGGACATGCATTCAAAAGAACATTCACGTGAGACTTTCTCAACAAGACTTCGCGTGTTACCACAAAGGAATATGTGACGGAGAAGGAGAATCATTTTACGCATTAAGCTATTGGAAGCAGTATGGACTAGTTACCCAAAAATGTAAGCCATACAACATACATGAACTCAAACAGAATCTGTGTATGCCTTATTGTGTAAACAATGATACGGACTATTTTAAAGACAAACATTACGGTGatgatttatataattatatattcagAAACTATGCCATGAAAGGTGACTTAGTGAAGAATGGACCGGTTATAACTGGTTTTGCTGTTTATGAGGACTTTTATAATTATCATAGAGGGATATATGAACATAAGTATGGTCTGCTTGATGGTCATATCACTGTTCGGGTGATTGGCTACGGTGAGGAAAATGGAGTAAGATACTGGTTAGTTGCCAACAGTTGGGGAAAGACGTGGGGAGAACAAGGACTGTTTAGACTTAAAATGAATCAGAGTAAGGTTGAATTTGACGTTTTCATAGTGAGTCCCTTCGCTAAGAATTGA